One Candidatus Vicinibacter affinis DNA window includes the following coding sequences:
- a CDS encoding DUF4271 domain-containing protein translates to MPLIKRYLLLVFSLCLQGLWAQSANPFEIRSSNNTASPDTGQISMDTSAVFRNPFELRPAAAKVNFAVETGYFKSVFKNWMSVRQDPTEIRSILFWLLLFLTFMMSIALNLNRNFLIKLYRSNVNLNFMNLLYRESKEENRLIFPILYGLYFAGLSIFIYLGLILWKGSLHPLILLYISLGVSGIYLIRHLSLRLIGWVFGIGRETDRYLFNIVSYGSMLSVLLIPIDFILAFSNSDWSRKLMWWFIAFLALSYAFRQLKEILLATNLWRNSIFHFLLYLCTFEIAPLALLYEFFHRSV, encoded by the coding sequence ATGCCATTAATTAAGAGATACCTCCTTCTAGTGTTTAGCCTATGTCTTCAGGGGCTGTGGGCTCAGAGTGCCAATCCCTTTGAAATACGCTCATCCAATAATACTGCTTCTCCGGACACCGGTCAAATTTCAATGGACACCAGTGCGGTGTTTAGGAATCCTTTTGAACTTCGTCCGGCTGCAGCAAAAGTAAATTTTGCCGTAGAAACTGGCTATTTTAAGTCTGTCTTCAAAAACTGGATGTCTGTAAGACAGGATCCCACAGAGATCCGGAGCATCCTGTTCTGGTTACTCCTCTTCCTGACTTTTATGATGTCCATTGCCCTGAATCTCAACCGGAATTTTTTGATCAAGCTTTACCGGAGCAATGTGAATCTCAATTTTATGAATCTGCTGTACCGGGAGAGCAAAGAAGAAAACAGGCTGATCTTTCCTATACTTTATGGCCTCTATTTTGCAGGCTTGAGCATATTTATTTATCTGGGACTCATCCTCTGGAAAGGCAGTCTGCATCCTTTGATCCTTTTGTACATCAGCTTAGGCGTAAGTGGCATTTACCTGATTCGTCACCTTTCCTTGCGTTTAATCGGCTGGGTCTTTGGAATCGGCAGGGAAACGGACCGATATCTTTTTAACATTGTCAGCTATGGCAGCATGCTGAGTGTCTTGTTGATCCCCATCGACTTCATCCTGGCTTTTTCCAATTCCGATTGGTCGCGAAAGCTTATGTGGTGGTTTATTGCTTTTTTGGCCCTTAGTTATGCATTCAGACAGTTAAAAGAAATTTTATTGGCTACCAACCTATGGCGAAACTCAATATTTCATTTTTTGTTGTACCTTTGCACCTTCGAAATCGCTCCCTTGGCTTTGCTTTATGAGTTTTTTCATAGGTCGGTCTAG
- a CDS encoding uroporphyrinogen-III synthase, with amino-acid sequence MPTKTTTIATTPADRLKKVKTILVSQPKPERSPYFEIENKYNVQVDWRSFIQVDGLTEKEFRKQRIRHDEFPCVIFTSKNAVDHFFRLAEESRVKISEMCKYFCTTETIANYLQKFIIFRKRKVFHGTKNISELATAFNKHKDAGTFLLPCSDTGSSEVSDFLKSTKIKFQEAVMYRTVSADLSDLKDIKYDILVFFSQLDIKSLFENFPDFEQGATRLAAFGNATAKAVLDAKLILDIQAPSPQTPSMTMALDEYLKKSNK; translated from the coding sequence ATGCCGACGAAAACGACGACCATTGCGACCACACCAGCCGACAGACTGAAAAAGGTGAAAACCATTTTGGTCTCACAGCCTAAACCCGAACGATCCCCCTATTTTGAGATTGAGAATAAGTATAACGTACAGGTGGACTGGCGTTCTTTTATTCAGGTGGATGGACTTACTGAAAAAGAATTTCGCAAACAAAGGATACGTCATGATGAATTCCCTTGTGTGATCTTCACCAGTAAGAATGCTGTGGATCATTTTTTCAGACTCGCTGAGGAGTCCAGAGTCAAGATCTCTGAAATGTGCAAATATTTTTGCACCACTGAGACCATTGCCAATTACCTCCAGAAATTCATCATTTTCCGAAAGCGCAAGGTGTTTCACGGGACTAAGAATATCTCCGAACTTGCGACTGCATTTAACAAACATAAAGATGCAGGAACCTTCCTCCTCCCTTGTTCAGACACCGGCAGCAGTGAAGTATCCGATTTTCTAAAATCTACTAAAATAAAATTCCAGGAGGCGGTCATGTATCGCACCGTAAGTGCCGACCTGTCCGACCTCAAGGACATTAAATACGACATTTTGGTGTTTTTCAGCCAACTGGACATAAAATCACTTTTTGAAAATTTTCCGGATTTTGAACAGGGGGCTACAAGGTTAGCTGCTTTTGGGAACGCTACGGCAAAGGCTGTGCTCGATGCTAAGCTCATTCTAGACATCCAGGCACCTTCTCCACAGACGCCATCGATGACCATGGCTCTGGATGAGTATCTCAAGAAATCCAACAAATAA
- a CDS encoding CoA pyrophosphatase, whose protein sequence is MRPGFISDLADRLSRSLPGRNAHSRMSPLPHRLDELPAEDHTRASVMVLLMGDEQEMYFPLIKRNPVSAHDPHKGQVSLPGGRREESDYNMLFTALRETQEEIGVPASDIKIVGALSELYIPVSNNLVYPYIGWYEGDLDFVLQESEVFDILRCPVRHLIKEDLYTRRKLKTSYASSIEVPGFELEDAWVWGATAMILEELRELIHTI, encoded by the coding sequence ATGCGTCCGGGCTTCATATCAGATCTTGCAGACCGGCTGAGCCGGTCACTACCAGGTAGAAATGCCCATTCCCGTATGTCTCCTTTACCCCATAGGCTCGATGAACTTCCTGCTGAGGACCATACAAGGGCATCCGTGATGGTCTTACTCATGGGGGATGAGCAAGAGATGTATTTTCCATTGATCAAGAGAAATCCGGTGAGTGCTCATGATCCACACAAGGGTCAGGTGAGTTTACCCGGAGGAAGAAGAGAGGAAAGCGATTACAACATGCTCTTTACTGCGCTGAGAGAGACTCAGGAGGAAATTGGCGTTCCGGCTTCTGACATCAAGATAGTGGGTGCCCTCTCCGAATTATACATTCCTGTCAGCAACAACCTGGTATATCCTTACATTGGCTGGTATGAGGGCGACCTCGATTTTGTCCTTCAGGAATCAGAGGTCTTCGACATACTGCGTTGTCCGGTGCGGCATTTGATCAAGGAAGATCTTTATACAAGGAGAAAGCTGAAGACCAGTTATGCAAGTTCAATTGAAGTTCCGGGCTTCGAACTGGAAGATGCCTGGGTCTGGGGCGCAACGGCCATGATTCTGGAAGAATTAAGAGAGCTGATCCATACCATTTAG
- a CDS encoding inositol phosphorylceramide synthase — MNRIKQIYSLLRTEEKLALWFFLPMSFLTFYFVGEKGYPNGARERFFITFILMIIYAYVQLKYQDRKPVQVFRDIAPFFFCIAIYTNLHDLVYFLHPTNIDDRLIAIDQKLIGYQLSVEALKYRPVWLIKWLEINYSLFFYYPVTLGLILYLKNKKKEYREFLVTIMLTFFTGYFLYVIFPAVGPKHYFKELFHNPALLNWKVEENMYQFFHISEGVRRDAFPSLHNAITVLVMSFAFKFERKIFYLMLPFAASLIVATVYLGHHYMIDVFAGWLLAALAFTYFPKFEQQGALA; from the coding sequence ATGAACCGGATAAAACAAATTTATTCCTTGTTGCGAACTGAAGAAAAACTGGCACTTTGGTTTTTCTTGCCCATGAGTTTTCTGACTTTCTATTTTGTAGGTGAAAAGGGTTACCCCAATGGCGCACGGGAAAGATTCTTCATCACCTTTATCCTGATGATCATCTATGCCTACGTCCAGTTAAAATATCAGGACCGAAAACCCGTGCAGGTGTTCCGGGACATTGCCCCTTTTTTCTTTTGCATTGCCATCTATACCAATCTTCATGATCTGGTCTATTTTCTACATCCTACCAATATTGACGACCGGCTCATTGCCATCGACCAGAAACTGATCGGCTACCAACTGTCGGTAGAAGCTTTAAAATACAGACCTGTTTGGCTGATCAAATGGCTTGAAATCAACTATTCTCTTTTCTTCTATTATCCCGTCACTCTTGGATTGATATTGTATCTGAAAAATAAAAAAAAGGAATACCGGGAATTTCTGGTCACCATCATGCTTACTTTTTTTACCGGTTATTTCTTGTATGTAATTTTTCCTGCGGTGGGTCCCAAACATTATTTCAAAGAATTGTTTCACAACCCTGCCTTGTTGAACTGGAAGGTAGAGGAAAATATGTACCAGTTTTTTCACATCAGTGAAGGAGTAAGGCGGGATGCTTTTCCTAGTTTACACAATGCCATCACCGTTCTGGTGATGAGTTTTGCCTTTAAATTTGAACGAAAAATATTTTATCTGATGTTGCCTTTTGCCGCTTCATTAATTGTGGCAACCGTTTATCTGGGCCATCATTACATGATTGATGTTTTTGCAGGCTGGTTGCTGGCTGCCTTGGCCTTCACCTATTTTCCAAAATTTGAACAACAGGGTGCATTGGCCTAA
- a CDS encoding response regulator transcription factor, producing the protein MKKARLLYAEDDETLSFITKDHLELQGYEVVHCVNGAIAFEVFKNEKFDLCIFDVMLPEMDGFTLAENVRKKDQQIPILFLTAKSLKEDRIHGLRLGGDDYLTKPFSIEELILKIEIFLRRSRVFEAPTQEQELFVGLYKYLPLEYQLIKDSNVRILTQRESELLDFLLKNKNKVIKRSVILESLWGEDDYFMGRSLDVFISRLRKYLSEDPAIKIDNIHGIGFKFLCP; encoded by the coding sequence ATGAAAAAAGCCAGATTACTTTATGCAGAAGATGATGAAACCCTTAGTTTCATCACCAAAGATCACCTGGAGCTTCAGGGTTATGAAGTGGTCCATTGTGTAAACGGCGCCATCGCATTTGAGGTGTTCAAGAATGAAAAATTCGACTTGTGCATTTTTGATGTAATGCTACCCGAAATGGATGGATTTACACTTGCAGAGAATGTGAGAAAGAAAGATCAGCAAATACCCATTCTCTTCCTGACTGCCAAGTCCCTTAAGGAAGACCGTATACACGGCCTAAGATTAGGTGGAGACGATTACCTTACCAAACCATTCAGTATAGAGGAACTCATTCTTAAAATTGAAATATTCCTTCGCAGGAGCAGAGTATTTGAAGCGCCTACGCAAGAACAGGAACTTTTCGTTGGTTTGTATAAATATCTTCCGCTGGAATATCAGTTGATTAAGGACAGCAATGTGCGCATCCTGACACAAAGGGAAAGTGAGCTGTTGGATTTCCTGCTTAAAAACAAGAATAAAGTCATTAAACGGTCTGTAATACTGGAAAGCCTTTGGGGGGAAGATGATTATTTTATGGGCAGGAGTTTGGATGTTTTTATTTCCAGACTGCGCAAATATTTGAGTGAGGATCCGGCTATTAAAATCGACAACATCCATGGTATAGGTTTTAAGTTTCTATGTCCTTAG